In Vespula vulgaris chromosome 10, iyVesVulg1.1, whole genome shotgun sequence, the following are encoded in one genomic region:
- the LOC127066618 gene encoding FAU ubiquitin-like and ribosomal protein S30, whose amino-acid sequence MQLQIRGQQTHVVDCQNDETILEIKEKLAALENIENVEFNLYCAGSLLENEAVVGDLPFHTLELIVPLLGGKVHGSLARAGKVKAQTPKVEKQEKSKKKTGRAKRRIQYNRRFVNVVQTFGRRRGPNANSNS is encoded by the exons ATGCAGCTCCAAATTCGTGGCCAGCAAACACATGTCGTTGATTGCCAGAACGATGAAACTATTCTGGAAATTAAG GAGAAGCTGGCAGCACTGGAAAACATTGAAAATGTAGAGTTTAATCTTTACTGTGCTGGCAGTCTATTAGAAAATGAAGCTGTTGTTGGAGATCTTCCATTTCACACGCTTGAATTAATAGTCCCTCTACTTGGAG gTAAGGTCCATGGTTCTTTAGCACGTGCTGGAAAAGTAAAGGCACAAACTCCTAAG gttgaaaagcaagaaaaaagtaaaaagaagaccGGTCGTGCCAAGAGACGTATTCAATATAATCGCAGATTCGTGAATGTTGTTCAAACTTTCGGACGTCGGCGTGGACCTAACGCTAATTCTAATTCTTAA
- the LOC127067225 gene encoding ATP synthase subunit gamma, mitochondrial — protein MFCNRMSSIVRLAAKQQQEQQRGMATLQAISIRLKSVKNIQKITQSMKMVSAAKYNRAERDLKQARPLGVGTKIFYDQAEISAPPEEPKKLVVAITSDRGLCGAVHTGVSRNIRDALLADSAERENTKIICVGEKSRAILSRLFAKNILFVASEVGRKPPTFNDAAKIAIEIMNSGYTFGSGRIVYNQFKSVVSYSVDQLPLFDKNAVLSAPKLSVYDSLDDDVIQNYLEFSLASLLFYSMKEGACSEQSSRMTAMDNASKNAGEMIDKLTLTFNRTRQAVITRELIEIISGAAALD, from the exons atgtTTTGCAATCGTATGTCTTCAATAGTTCGCCTTGCTGCGAAACAGCAGCAAGAGCAACAACGAGGTATGGCAACACTTCAAGCCATTTCTATACGTCTTaaatctgtaaaaaatattcaaaaaatcaCACAATCCATGAAGATGGTTTCTGCTGCTAAATATAATCGGGCAGAACGTGATTTAAAACAGGCTCGTCCACTTGGTGTTGGCaccaaaatattttatgatcaaGCTGAGATTTCTGCACCACCTGAAGAACCAAAGAAGCTAGTTGTAGCAATAACAAGTGACCGAGGTTTATGTGGTGCAGTTCATACTGGTGTTTCACGTAATATTCGAGATGCCTTATTAGCAGATTCTGCAGAACGAGAAAATACAAAGATTATTTGTGTTGGAGAAAAATCACGTGCAATTTTATCACGTTTATTtgctaaaaatatattatttgttgcATCTGAAGTAGGGCGTAAGCCACCTACTTTTAATGATGCAGCAAAAATTGCTATAGAAATCATGAATAGTGG tTATACTTTTGGATCTGGTCGCATTGTATATAATCAATTCAAATCTGTGGTATCCTATAGTGTTGATCAACTGCCTCTGTTTGATAAAAATGCAGTATTAAGTGCTCCTAAGTTAAGTGTTTATGATTCACTTGATGATGAtgttatacaaaattatttagaattcTCGTTAGcatctttattattctattcaaTGAAAGAAGGAGCCTGCAGCGAACAATCCAGTCGTATGACTGCCATGGACAATGCCAGTAAAAATGCAGGAGAAATGATTGATAAGCTTACTCTTACATTTAATCGTACACGACAAGCTGTAATTACTAgagaattaattgaaattatttccgGTGCTGCTGCATTGGATTAA
- the LOC127067222 gene encoding telomerase Cajal body protein 1 isoform X2: MSVYNIVYKLCVFIYLELVYNVVFFLSIFKKIFIMENESINKTSLVEDEDNLHMEIELINPTIENISINPIFIKETENKQAQSSNVKNETNVDTIQRPNITNNTNEMSIDHALNVDESGVSSELNIEKIEANLCEKTEVYNLDSTSKNTTNDSFYSYNWTVSPKLICAATKEYQPTAFCENFTKSCQWSPDGTCLLVPSEDFRIRLYELPTTLYSGKIPSNFTTFDLKAALVVKEGGLIYDSCWYPFMNSWDPATCCFLSTSKESPIHLWDAFTGKLRATYRAYNDVDEVKASISVQFIDFGKQILCGFKNSLQIFNTNRPGRQITTINFKKDFPNTSGLVSCIRENPLMPGLVAFGTYSKCIGLYKDIPICTFKTANGVTQVEFSPCGTKLYSAVRRNNEFLCWDLRNPGALLYSFQKRQADTNQKIQFDITNNGHHVISGGTDGKIIIWELFEMEDMNPKYEFKVSEDCVNGVSVHKSLPIVATSSGQRIYDTEEVQRDNSVKYL; this comes from the exons ATGTCGGtctataatattgtatacaaGTTATGTGTTTTCATATATCTAGAGTTAGTTTATAATGTTGTGTTTTTTctaagtatttttaaaaagatatttattatggagaatgaaagtattaataaaactaGTTTAGTTGAAGATGAAGACAATTTACATATGGAAATTGAACTTATTAATCCtacaattgaaaatatttctataaatcctatttttataaaagaaacggaaaataAACAAGCACAAAGTTctaatgtaaaaaatgaaacaaatgtAGATACAATCCAAAGGCCTAATATTACAAACAATACAAATGAGATGTCTATTGATCATGCATTAAATGTAGAT gAATCAGGCGTATCTTCtgaattaaatatagaaaagatagaagCAAATTTATGTGAGAAAACTGAAGTATATAATCTAGATTCAACTTCTAAAAATACAACaaatgattctttttataGTTACAATTGGACTGTTTCACCAAAGTTGATATGTGCTGCTACTAAAGAGTATCAACCAACTGCATTCTgtgaaaattttacaaaaagttGCCAATGGTCTCCAGATGGTACATGTTTATTAGTACCATCAGAAGATTTTAGAATACGTTTATATGAGCTTCCTACAACATTGTATTCTGGTAAAATACCATCAAATTTTACAACATTTGATCTTAAAGCTGCTTTAGTCGTTAAAGAAGGAGGACTTATATACGATAGCTGTTGGTATCCTTTTATGAATTCATGGGATCCTGCAACATGTTGCTTTCTTAGTACCAGCAAAGAAAGTCCTATACATTTATGGGATGCATTTACAGGAAAATTGCGAGCTACTTACAGAGCTTATAATGA TGTTGATGAAGTAAAAGCTTCCATAAGTGTTCAATTTATTGATTTTGGTAAGCAAATTTTGTGTGGTTTTAAAAATAgtctacaaatttttaatacaaaccGTCCTGGACGACAAATTACAACTATTAATTTCAAGAAAGATTTTCCAAATACTAGTGGATTGGTATCTTGTATTCGTGAAAATCCATTGATGCCAGGTTTGGTGGCATTTGGTACATACTCCAAATGTATTG gtCTTTACAAAGATATACCAATCTGTACTTTTAAAACAGCAAATGGTGTGACGCAAGTTGAATTTAGTCCATGTGGAACTAAGTTGTACTCTGCTGTTAGACGtaacaatgaatttttatgtTGGGATCTTCGTAATCCTGGTGctttactttattcttttcaaaaacGGCAAGCAGATACAAACCAAAAGATACAATTTGATATCACAAATAATGGTCACCATGTAATATCAG GAGGTACAGatggaaaaattattatttgggAATTATTTGAAATGGAAGATATGAATccaaaatatgaatttaaagTATCAGAAGATTGTGTGAATGGTGTGAGTGTACATAAAAGTTTGCCTATTGTAGCAACAAGTTCAGGACAAAGAATTTATGATACCGAGGAAGTACAAAGAGATAACAGT GTGAAGTATTTGTGA
- the LOC127067219 gene encoding uncharacterized protein PF3D7_1120600, which produces MLHFKTFSVILPVNCGELSNARGPSSFIKTNILRRSIYKLYLLTYNMANYQDRYKANNGFGNIRNNRAIRARICEIKRKEQRAEDFSKKRGLEVVTDIDTEDDKDNRYRKLLKWKAERDRLKKMEQKKKKPVFKVGVVHHNYYSPPIKDSSILPHTKSCLHNYKQVTRPTLPPKRVTRATEKRLLKKQEISTEVPPRQNVTGKKQEKLLGKDKEKNSIKDEQKSFAPSNYKFTAPSGVTSMPLFGRVSMLHTPVKVSTPMKKMNKAKISLLKEKSESLDQGYDVPTSNINGQIPNVNIINGSVEGIKLYLSSDDNEMTFGCLDKEGEFLRNSTFSNDSNSQMIPSPGNISAIITEKETTKNSSNSKIKTSFSKNISKKKIKNKSPKDIDNSQTKATSPLATGDTTLTETNLSKDPVYFSPYIVSSRGKSNARKEQKIRRGIGSPSDSIPTKETVMKTLNISVEEEERTAQYFAFILKKEIDRLNELCKKWTDIQTESNITEDAQYQINQAIGQTRLLINKKFERFQKLVSDCETGKGEMLVTCRDLQGFWDMTYMEVINCDTRFEALEKLRARDWEEEEIAVTKVKPKKKVVSKKKIVPKKKSSVQAFILAAKQKMKNNTDNSKTLEENVNENTYKSLTSINNINIENKNEVSINNNTRRLKSMDSKNELSVSAKKINSRQSLLHKTLLSESCKTIKTPITIMKISQMYKTPKVELDDSISYINSKQTPSKSILKRTDDFSINDIRLTKSMQKVNFNDHVVLNEVPIDEVQDNLDLAARLARIDNYDLDSEYINYKVKTEKKLNFDDNSFQDSENDLQFNTNQLLSSSVTNKEDDILLNLETSEQFVTNTSPEIQNILLNISSEKSAEKKTNMRTLRNRTVVTENSAKRMSTRSRKTNIKESIDEKDKDNQKENKSPVKSKKGLQRMSNKLEEKELIIKKEPFNVTQTSAKKELRRSSRKSVKFNAEDCSGCVENKITHPMTPHVKRSKGKLNLSYLQENSTFIEAPSPNTDLISWDSPKIPARVRRSVRNSNKHIL; this is translated from the exons ATGTTACATTTCAAAACATTTTCAGTTATACTTCCAGTAAACTGCGGAGAGTTATCGAATGCTCGTGGACCAAGctcttttattaaaactaatattttacgaagaagtatttataaattatatttattaacatataatatgGCTAATTATCAAGATCGATATAAAGCAAATAATGGTTTCGGAAACATACGAAATAATCGTGCTATTCGTGCTAGAATATGCGAAATTAAGCGTAAAGAACAGAGGGCTGaggatttttcaaaaaaacgAGGATTAGAAGTTGTTACTGATATAGATACGGAAG ATGACAAGGATAACAGATACCGCAAATTATTGAAATGGAAAGCTGAACGGGATAGACTtaaaaaaatggaacagaagaagaaaaaacctGTTTTCAAAGTGGGTGTAGTTCATCATAATTACTATTCTCCCCCAATAAAAGATTCTAGTATACTGCCTCATACCAAATCATGTTTGCATAATTATAAACAAGTTACACGACCTACATTACCACCAAAAAGAGTAACAAGAGCTACTGAGAAACGTCTTCttaagaaacaagaaatatctACAGAGGTACCACCAAGACAAAATGTTAcaggaaaaaaacaagaaaaattattaggaaaagataaagaaaaaaatagtataaaagaTGAACAAAAATCTTTTGCACCtagtaattataaatttactgCTCCAAGCGGAGTAACAAGTATGCCTTTATTTGGTCGTGTGAGTATGCTACATACACCTGTAAAAGTTTCCACgccaatgaaaaaaatgaataaagcaaaaatatctttattgaaagaaaagtcAGAATCATTGGATCAAGGATATGATGTACCAACAAGTAACATAAATGGTCAAATACCTAATGTTAACATAATAAATGGTTCAGtagaaggaataaaattatacttgtCATCTGATGATAATGAAATGACATTTGGCTGTCTTGATAAAGAAGGAGAATTTCTTAGAAATAGTACTTTTTCCAATGATAGTAATTCACAAATGATACCATCACCTGGCAATATTTCAGCTATcataacagaaaaagaaacaaccaAAAATTCAAGcaatagtaaaattaaaacttctttttcaaaaaatatttctaagaaaaaaattaaaaataaatctcctAAAGATATAGATAACAGTCAAACAAAAGCAACATCTCCTTTAGCGACTGGTGATACTACATTAACTGAAACAAATTTATCTAAGGATCCAGTATATTTTTCGCCATATATAGTATCAAGTCGTGGTAAAAGTAATGctagaaaggaacaaaaaatacgTCGTGGTATTGGTTCTCCATCTGATAGTATTCCTACAAAAGAAACAGTTATGAAAACTCTTAACATATCAGTTGAAGAGGAAGAACGTACTGCACAATACTTTgctttcatattaaaaaaagaaatagacagaCTTAATGAACTTTGCAAAAAATGGACAGATATACAAACAGAGTCAAATATTACAGAAGATGCTCAATATCAAATTAATCAAGCTATAGGGCAAACAcgtttgttaataaataaaaaatttgaaagatttcAAAAACTGGTATCAGATTGTGAAACTGGTAAGGGAGAAATGTTAGTTACTTGCAGAGATTTACAAGGATTCTGGGATATGACATACATGGAAGTAATAAATTGTGATACACGATTTGAAGCATTAGAAAAACTTCGTGCTAGAGAttgggaagaagaagaaatagctGTTACCAAAGTTAAACCtaagaaaaaagtagtatcaaagaagaaaattgtaccaaaaaagaaaagttcagTTCAAGCTTTTATCTTGGctgcaaaacaaaaaatgaaaaataatacagaCAATTCAAAAACGttagaagaaaatgtaaatgaaaacacatataaatctttaacttccataaataatattaatatagaaaacaaaaatgaagtCTCAATCAACAATAATACTAGACGATTAAAATCTATGGACTCAAAGAATGAATTATCTGTCTCTgctaaaaagataaattctaGACAAAGTTTATTACATAAAACTCTTTTATCAGAATCATGTAAAACTATAAAAACTCCAATAActataatgaaaataagtcAAATGTACAAAACTCCAAAAGTTGAACTGGATGAttctatatcatatattaactCTAAACAAACACCTAGTAAGAGCATATTAAAACGTACAGatgatttttcaataaatgatATACGTTTGACAAAATCTATGCAAAAAGTTAACTTTAATGACCATGTGGTCTTAAATGAAGTGCCTATTGATGAAGTCCAAGATAATTTGGATTTGGCTGCCAGATTAGCTAGAATAGACAATTATGACTTAGATTCtgaatacataaattataaggtaaaaactgaaaaaaaactTAATTTCGATGATAATTCTTTTCAAGATTCAGAAAATGACTTACAATTCAATACTAATCAATTACTTTCATCGAGTGTAACTAACAAAGAAGATGATATTCTTCTAAACCTTGAGACAAGTGAACAATTTGTCACAAATACTTCACCTGAAATTCAAAacatattattaaacatatcATCAGAGAAATctgcagaaaagaaaacaaacatgAGAACTCTTAGAAACAGGACTGTTGTAACAGAAAACTCTGCAAAAAGAATGTCTACAAGAAGTAGAAAAACAAACATTAAA gaATCAAttgatgaaaaagataaagataaccaaaaggaaaataagagtCCTGTGAAGTCAAAAAAAGGATTACAAAGAATGTCAAATAAgcttgaagaaaaagaactgattataaagaaagaaccTTTCAATGTCACACAAACAAGTGCAAAAAAGGAGCTAAGAAGGTCTTCTCGAAAAAGTGTGAAGTTTaatg CTGAAGATTGCAGTGGTtgtgtagaaaataaaatcacacATCCAATGACACCACATGTTAAACGTAGTAAAGGTAAATTGAACCTAAGCTACTTGCAAGAAAATAGTACATTTATAGAAGCTCCTTCACCCAATACAGATTTGATTTCATGGGATTCTCCAAAaa TTCCTGCTAGAGTGAGGAGATCTGTCAGAAATTCCAATAAGCATATACTTTAA
- the LOC127066617 gene encoding WD repeat domain phosphoinositide-interacting protein 4-like, with translation MMVGKRGILGLRFNQDQGCFTCCMESGLRIYNVEPLVEKAHFEQDLMGSIAIGEMLWRTNVIAIVGGGTRPRFAENTVLIYDDLSKKFVMEITFTSPIKAVRLRRDKMIVALQREIHVFSFPTPTRRLLTLETRDNPKGLVEVATLATAQKQLLAFPGHKLGSVQLIDLGATEAGSSSAPATLAAHQGALACIAVNGSGTMVATASAQGTLVRVWDSLRRHLLVELRRGADPATLYCITFSRDSEFLCVSSDKGTVHIFALKDTHLNRRSTFSKMGFLGNYVESQWALATFTVPPECACVCAFGRRSSVIAICMDGTFHKYVFTADGNCNREAFDVFLDVCDDDF, from the exons atgatggtAGGAAAAAGAGGTATTCTTGGCTTACGATTTAATCAAGACCAAG GATGTTTTACATGTTGTATGGAATCTGgtttaagaatatataatgtagAACCGTTAGTCGAAAAAGCTCACTTTGAACAGGATCTCATGGGTAGCATTGCAATTGGAGAAATGCTTTGGAGAACAAATGTTATTGCTATAGTGGGTGGTGGAACACGTCCAAGATTTGCAGAAAATACTGTTCTTATTTACGATGATCTTTCTAAAAAGTTTGTAATGGAAATTACTTTCACTAGTCCAATTAAAGCTGTTAGATTACGTAGAGACAA GATGATAGTGGCGCTTCAAAGAGAGATTCATGTGTTTTCATTTCCTACACCTACACGAAGATTATTAACACTGGAAACAAGAGACAATCCTAAAGGTTTAGTAGAAGTAGCTACTCTAGCAACAGCACAAAAGCAATTATTAGCTTTTCCTGGTCACAAACTTGGTAGTGTACAGTTGATAGATTTAGGTGCTACAGAAGCAGGAAGTTCTAGTGCTCCTGCCACACTTGCAGCCCATCAG GGTGCATTGGCTTGTATTGCTGTTAATGGAAGTGGAACAATGGTTGCAACAGCTTCTGCTCAGGGTACATTAGTTAGAGTATGGGATTCTTTACGTAGACATTTACTTGTTGAGTTAAGAAGAGGTGCGGATCCTGCTACATTATATtg TATCACATTTAGTAGAGATTCAGAATTCCTCTGTGTATCAAGTGACAAGGGAACTGTACACATATTTGCTTTGAAAGATACTCATCTGAACAGAAGATCTAC TTTTTCAAAGATGGGATTTCTGGGAAATTATGTTGAAAGTCAGTGGGCGTTGGCTACATTTACGGTACCACCAGAATGTGCTTGTGTTTGTGCATTTGGTAGAAGAAGTTCTGTGATAG cTATATGTATGGATGGAACATTTCACAAGTATGTGTTCACTGCAGATGGTAATTGTAACCGTGAAGCATTTGATGTCTTCCTTGATGTATGTGATGATGATTTTTAA
- the LOC127067222 gene encoding telomerase Cajal body protein 1 isoform X1: MSVYNIVYKLCVFIYLELVYNVVFFLSIFKKIFIMENESINKTSLVEDEDNLHMEIELINPTIENISINPIFIKETENKQAQSSNVKNETNVDTIQRPNITNNTNEMSIDHALNVDESGVSSELNIEKIEANLCEKTEVYNLDSTSKNTTNDSFYSYNWTVSPKLICAATKEYQPTAFCENFTKSCQWSPDGTCLLVPSEDFRIRLYELPTTLYSGKIPSNFTTFDLKAALVVKEGGLIYDSCWYPFMNSWDPATCCFLSTSKESPIHLWDAFTGKLRATYRAYNDVDEVKASISVQFIDFGKQILCGFKNSLQIFNTNRPGRQITTINFKKDFPNTSGLVSCIRENPLMPGLVAFGTYSKCIGLYKDIPICTFKTANGVTQVEFSPCGTKLYSAVRRNNEFLCWDLRNPGALLYSFQKRQADTNQKIQFDITNNGHHVISGGTDGKIIIWELFEMEDMNPKYEFKVSEDCVNGVSVHKSLPIVATSSGQRIYDTEEVQRDNSVRLWWFN; this comes from the exons ATGTCGGtctataatattgtatacaaGTTATGTGTTTTCATATATCTAGAGTTAGTTTATAATGTTGTGTTTTTTctaagtatttttaaaaagatatttattatggagaatgaaagtattaataaaactaGTTTAGTTGAAGATGAAGACAATTTACATATGGAAATTGAACTTATTAATCCtacaattgaaaatatttctataaatcctatttttataaaagaaacggaaaataAACAAGCACAAAGTTctaatgtaaaaaatgaaacaaatgtAGATACAATCCAAAGGCCTAATATTACAAACAATACAAATGAGATGTCTATTGATCATGCATTAAATGTAGAT gAATCAGGCGTATCTTCtgaattaaatatagaaaagatagaagCAAATTTATGTGAGAAAACTGAAGTATATAATCTAGATTCAACTTCTAAAAATACAACaaatgattctttttataGTTACAATTGGACTGTTTCACCAAAGTTGATATGTGCTGCTACTAAAGAGTATCAACCAACTGCATTCTgtgaaaattttacaaaaagttGCCAATGGTCTCCAGATGGTACATGTTTATTAGTACCATCAGAAGATTTTAGAATACGTTTATATGAGCTTCCTACAACATTGTATTCTGGTAAAATACCATCAAATTTTACAACATTTGATCTTAAAGCTGCTTTAGTCGTTAAAGAAGGAGGACTTATATACGATAGCTGTTGGTATCCTTTTATGAATTCATGGGATCCTGCAACATGTTGCTTTCTTAGTACCAGCAAAGAAAGTCCTATACATTTATGGGATGCATTTACAGGAAAATTGCGAGCTACTTACAGAGCTTATAATGA TGTTGATGAAGTAAAAGCTTCCATAAGTGTTCAATTTATTGATTTTGGTAAGCAAATTTTGTGTGGTTTTAAAAATAgtctacaaatttttaatacaaaccGTCCTGGACGACAAATTACAACTATTAATTTCAAGAAAGATTTTCCAAATACTAGTGGATTGGTATCTTGTATTCGTGAAAATCCATTGATGCCAGGTTTGGTGGCATTTGGTACATACTCCAAATGTATTG gtCTTTACAAAGATATACCAATCTGTACTTTTAAAACAGCAAATGGTGTGACGCAAGTTGAATTTAGTCCATGTGGAACTAAGTTGTACTCTGCTGTTAGACGtaacaatgaatttttatgtTGGGATCTTCGTAATCCTGGTGctttactttattcttttcaaaaacGGCAAGCAGATACAAACCAAAAGATACAATTTGATATCACAAATAATGGTCACCATGTAATATCAG GAGGTACAGatggaaaaattattatttgggAATTATTTGAAATGGAAGATATGAATccaaaatatgaatttaaagTATCAGAAGATTGTGTGAATGGTGTGAGTGTACATAAAAGTTTGCCTATTGTAGCAACAAGTTCAGGACAAAGAATTTATGATACCGAGGAAGTACAAAGAGATAACAGTGTAAGATTATGGTggttcaattaa
- the LOC127067299 gene encoding probable NADH dehydrogenase [ubiquinone] 1 alpha subcomplex subunit 12 has product MAKLLGLDKIGKLFQIIKHNKGIINSVKTLFRTDELKIGVLIGEDKYGNKYYENNAYFVGRNRWVIYAEHVGLNYDASQVPPEWYGWLHYKTDLPPHHDPSRPKYEWMLDHEQNFSGTSKAYMPYTTTSPKIIPWKPPTSK; this is encoded by the exons ATGGCGAAATTGTTAGGTTTGGATAAGATCGGGAAACTATtccaaataataaaacataataaagGAATTATTAATTCTGTGAAGACATTATTTag aactgatgaattaaaaataggAGTCCTGATTGGTGAAGATAAATATgggaataaatattatgagaATAATGCGTATTTTGTAG gtCGTAATAGATGGGTCATATACGCAGAACATGTGGGACTAAATTATGATGCTTCACAAGTTCCACCAGAATGGTATGGATGGTTACATTACAAAACTGACTTACCACCCCATCATGATCCATCACGACCAAAATATGAATGGATGTTAGATcatgaacaaaatttttctggTACTTCAAAGGCTTACATGCCTTATACAACAACATCACCAAAAATTATACCTTGGAAACCACCAACTTCAAAATAG